From Hypanus sabinus isolate sHypSab1 chromosome 21, sHypSab1.hap1, whole genome shotgun sequence:
ACTCAATGCCAGTAACCCAGTCTCTGTGCaatcccctgggaggtcatcgcCCCTCAACAGAATCCAAAGCAATATTcttattaaacacaaagtacactgcagatgctgtggtcaaatcaacaggtACAAcacgctgcaggaactcaacaggtcaagttcctccagcgtgttgtatgtgtCAATATACTTAATtcagaggaatggccacagggtgcTCTGAGCTAACTGCCTATTATTCACATTTCCGTTTCTCCTGACAATTacccagctactcacctcctgTAACTTAAGGGTAACTGTAACTCTGATGATCTCCTCACTGCTGTACAAGCCGAAGGACATCCAGCTGCTGTTCCAGATCTCTAACATGGTCTTCAAGCAGATGTAGTTCATTGAAAGACCCAGGAttccaacatctggcatgaagaacacacaacagccatttactacactagtAATCATTTTGTATGTGATATTCTGTTCTACATTTTCGGTCCTGGATCTTTCTACCcatgagaacatgttttgtcccaatTTCTCAGGGAACATAATGATATCAGGCACCTTTATTCACCATAACAATTGACGTTTTGCATTCACATCACAAAATTATGCACATTACTGAACTTCATCGAGAAAGTCTAATCACTTCCCCTTTGGCATTGGCATTGCCACCAGTGAGTTCACCACCATCAAtcacctggggggtggggggggggtcagaggcATTAGAAAGTCTGCAAGATCAGCCATGTAATTATCAAGTTTTCTTTGTAGCTCTGTGGGGCATGATCAGAACTTGTAATAGTACTAATGGAAAGAGAGAACTGAATGAAGTATTAAGCTACTGATGGGCAGAAATGGTCCTTTCTGATGCAAACAGTAAAACAGAGAATTTGATGGTCAGTCTGGATGCTTGCACCAAACCCAGTTAGAAGATGAGTTGTTATTCCAATGTGTTTAAACTTGATATAATGGTGTAATGTCAGAGCTCACCATTGAGACTAAaataatctcatctgaaatgctgTCCTTCACCCATTGATATATTTTGTTATTCTTTTTATAGGTTAGAAACAGCAAAGAATTTGCAGGAATCTCAAAACACAACACATAAATTATACAGTGTGTCAGTTCACCAACAGTTGAATACCActgatccttgaatgtggaggaggaggtgtttCAGAAGAGAACACACCAGTCATAGCAAGGGGAACCCAACTACGTGGTTAGTATAGTGATGAGATTTGGATGTAGCCTCCTGGAGATAAACCTTGTATACTTGAACTTGTCTTCAAGTTATTGAAGGAGTGTCCAAATGTTTCCTTTACTTACCAATATATCCATTATAGATCCTTGGAGATGAAGAACTATGTCATCCTAGTTGGAAATGCACTTTGTTCCTGACATAAAGTTTTCTGTTCTAACAGTGAAATCAACTGGAACCAGGGTGCTGATAACACAGCAGCATTTGTTCACTACGGATCAGCTCTTCAACTGTATTGACTCTGTCAGAGGTTCACTTGACTTGATGAAATGCCAGAGAATCGATAGCAAGGAGATAGCATTCTCTTTCTCACCGTGGGGAGAGAGGCCGTACATCTACTGTGTGGGAGGGGATCTACTCAGTTATCCAGCCTGAAGATACATCGTTGTGTCTGTGGGAAATGACTAATTCTATCATTCAAGCTAAAGAAACATAAGAAATTTGACTccagggagaggccattcacctgttcagtgtgtgggaaaagattcactcagtcatttgaaCTGCTGACACATGAGCAAGTTtgcactggggagagaccatgtcagttcacaatggggagaggccattcacctactcaggctgtgggaggggattcactcagtcatctgacctactggCACATCAGAGTGTTCACacaggagagaggccattcagctgttcaaacattggaaagggattcactcagtcatctcaactgaaggaacatcagcaaGTCCACACTACggtgaggccattcacctgctctgaatgtgggaagagattcactcagtcatctgatctgCTGACACatgagcgagttcacactggagagagaccattcacctgctcagactgtggaaaacgattcactcggtcattccaCCTGCAGacacaccaacgagttcacactggggagagaccattcacctgctcagactgcggcaagggattcactcagtcatctcaactgaaggtacatcagcgaattcacacaggggagaggccattcatctgctctgaatgtgggaagggattcactcggtcatctcacctactggcacaccagtcaattcacactggggagatgccattcatctgctcagattgtgggaaaggatttcctcgatcatttcaactgaaggtacatcagcgagttcacactggagagaagcctttcatctgttcagactgtgggaagggattcactcagtcatctcaactgaaagtacatcagcgagttcacacaggggagaggccattcatctgctctgaatgtgggaagggattcactcggtcatctcacctgcagacacatcagcgagttcacaaagaggagaggccattcatctgttcagactgtgggaagggattcacttggtcatctaaCCCGATAGAACAGCCATTAGTTCACagcggggagaggccattcacctgctcagactgtggaaaggcattcactcagtcatcccacctacagagacaccagtgagttcacactgagAGCGACCACTCAtttgttcagactgtgggaagagattcatgcAATCCATTTCCTTGCTCAGActgaggaaagggattcactcggtcatctcaacttaaATTACTTCAGTGAGTTAAcactggagagagagattcacttggtcatctcaacTTGTGACACAGTACTGAGTTCACAGTGGGGGAAGAGTTTAAATAAGTTTTATGCTGGATATTTAACCTTCACAGTTGCTGTATCCACAGGCAAGTTCAAAAATGACTTGGAGATAGACTgcattattgctgctgctcatcaAACCCAGTTCTGCACTCTGATCACTGGTACTGTTTCTTCTGCTAATGTTCACCTTTAATGCAACTGGAGTTTAATAATCTGGGTCTGTAACAAataaattctagtttaaactctgtcTCAGATGCTTAGTGAATTTACAATACACCCACTGAACAGCAGGAAGTCaactcagcccatctggtccctaccagtatttcttttttctgtaatttatttttttattgaagttcatcaaacatttccataagatgtatttcagacattgtacatatatatcatatatcacaaaatctccacaaagtatttatctgaggtatgcacttatagaaaagagtggaaagaaaaaacaagcaaaaggaagctatgtacaagtagggagtgatttttttttacaacagattcattgatttgtgagaataaaataaggcctatgaggcattatatagttaaaccatttttcccagtatgaatcaaattgttccagcttatgattaacagatgctgttatcttctgcattttggaaatgtccattgtaatttccatccatgtatttaaagttgggctctcctgtgataaccatttcctagtaagagtctttttaccagctaccaacagtatattcattaaatatttatctcttttcaaccatttttGAGGTatgtatccaaaatatatggtcttactctccaagggtatttcacatttaaagatgtcttgtagggcattgtgtatccccctccaatagattttgataacagggcagtcccaaaaaatattaTAATGATtcgcattttgatttccacaatttctccagcaaacggaggttactatcataatgggatttctgagagggtgtaataaaatatcaagtttttccatccaaactccctccatttctgtgaattggtacactaccactgatatctccatattgtccattcttcctcagatataattatccctccttccttctcccattttgttttaatgaatgaagtcaaatgtgttttaagatttgacaaccccttatacatgcttgaaatgattctactaccattatctgaattgtatgcttttctaaatagctctatcaagcatgtacttgccttggttacatttttaagcatcttattaacatattgtcacatctgtaaataccgataaaaatcttgcttttctaataagtgtttctctttatgcatttcaaaactgaacagtgttccttctttcat
This genomic window contains:
- the LOC132378729 gene encoding zinc finger protein 239-like, which translates into the protein MSVHNGERPFTYSGCGRGFTQSSDLLAHQSVHTGERPFSCSNIGKGFTQSSQLKEHQQVHTTVRPFTCSECGKRFTQSSDLLTHERVHTGERPFTCSDCGKRFTRSFHLQTHQRVHTGERPFTCSDCGKGFTQSSQLKVHQRIHTGERPFICSECGKGFTRSSHLLAHQSIHTGEMPFICSDCGKGFPRSFQLKVHQRVHTGEKPFICSDCGKGFTQSSQLKVHQRVHTGERPFICSECGKGFTRSSHLQTHQRVHKEERPFICSDCGKGFTWSSNPIEQPLVHSGERPFTCSDCGKAFTQSSHLQRHQ